One region of Oncorhynchus keta strain PuntledgeMale-10-30-2019 chromosome 24, Oket_V2, whole genome shotgun sequence genomic DNA includes:
- the LOC118357516 gene encoding SUN domain-containing protein 1-like isoform X5 yields the protein MDHSKVNSRAPPPGNTGYTYSHSSSYSTTALDFEKEHRITPVLESPRMSRRSLRLHSTTGLYGDDSLDSSLNHMYHSASFSAGGASRRDSKALKSRRSQQHSVSCSQSLLLTTPLKSQHGSQQHNSSLHSVAASDASLLSSMLDKSCIQERTLVEGFWGLDEDSELKERTMTDSMCEANGDINSAQTQTSMVNGSFCKDRTIYLDRNDVLTAYSKHSSTAARSATNKQALTAPAASPFSTIYARDKSRKHRTGVLVSFSDTCVRVSRRAAASVASVFSLLLQSVLLRSRKEGTAHSSYCGSMNVNELGTEGKLMTLNGALCDDCKGKQRVETRIVQSSSRVCRSHHVLGELWLATAYSGYLLSDQTLAYPHTLEMNESSSTFLVPCFLLLGWSPGSSVLWAGQKAGSAVRSAMRMLSVLWLAAVSPGKSATGAFWWLGTGWYHLATVMSLLNIFVLTRCLPKLLKLLLILLPFLLVLLALWHWGPSSLLSVLPAINITEWRTAYSFSQTPLEPTKDSQSIMAQPPPAVSQPGSVLVSVDSERLARLEHRLAQLWEKVERGGRRQENQHREVLSLYQSVREQLDTQTDKDSMGLWVSGLLEERLLLLKRGMEKDAALRRELSQEIGEQYVVQQQGQESRLAQLEVLLQTLTAKTEEVQRRQAETSSATPALPPVPVQVNVGVDSESRDALLAEVQLLEATLGGIRQDLQGVMGCQGMCDRLDTLHETVSEQVSAQVRTELRALFSRSEQVGDSQNRENELPESLLQWLSERYVSGVDVHASLNSLELSILQNVTLQLEKSRARQETHSTETVTQTVMHTVGAAGAGMSEEHVQLMVKNALKLYSQDRTGLVDYALESGGGSILSTRCSETYETKTALMSLFGLPLWYFSQSPRVAIQPDVHPGNCWAFQGSHGYLVIRLSMRIVPSAFSLEHIPKSLSPTGTISSAPRQFTVYGLDDEYQEEGKLLGSYTYQDDEDALQTYPVTEENDKAYQIIEVRVLSNWGHPEYTCLYRIRVHGQPSVN from the exons CTCCAGCTACTCTACAACAGCCCTGGACTTTGAGAAGGAGCACAGGATCACGCCCGTCTTAGAGTCTCCCAGGATGTCTCGGCGGAGCCTGCGTCTGCACTCCACCACTGGTCTCTATGGCGACGACAGCTTGGACTCTTCTCTCAACCACATGTACCACAGCGCCTCCTTCAGTGCAGGAGGAGCCAGTCGCAGAGATTCCAA AGCGTTGAAGAGTAGGAGGTCTCAGCAGCACTCTGTCTCCTGCTCCCAGTCTCTGCTCCTCACCACGCCCCTTAAGAGCCAGCATGGCTCCCAGCAGCACAATAGCAGCCTGCACAGTGTGGCCGCCAGCGACGCCTCCCTGCTCTCCTCCATGCTGGACAAGTCATGTATCCAGGAGCGCACGCTTGTTGAAGGCTTCTGGGGCTTGGATGAAGACTCTGAACTCAAAG AGCGGACCATGACAGACAGTATGTGTGAGGCCAACGGAGACATTAACTCTGCACAGACCCAGACCTCCATGGTCAATGGAAGCTTCTGTAAGGACCGCACAATCTACCTGGACAGAAATGACGTGCTCACGGCCTATTCCAAGCACTCCTCAACTGCAGCCCGCTCTGCCACCAACAAGCAGGCCCTGACAGCCCCCGCCGCCTCACCTTTCTCCACCATCTACGCCAGGGACAAAAGCCGCAAGCACAGGACGG GTGTGCTGGTGTCCTTCTCGGACACCTGTGTGCGTGTGAGCAGGAGGGCAGCAGCCTCTGTGGCGTCCGTCTTCTCACTGCTCTTACAGAGTGTGCTGCTGAGGTCACGTAAAGAGGGCACAG CTCACTCCAGCTACTGCGGAAGCATGAATGTAAATGAGTTGGGGACTGAGGGGAAACTCATGACTCTGAATGGTGCTCTTT GTGACGACTGCAAAGGGAAGCAGCGCGTGGAGACACGCATTGTCCAATCCTCATCACGGGTCTGCCGGTCACACCATGTGTTGGGGGAACTGTGGCTTGCCACTGCTTACTCAGGTTACCTATTAAGCGATCAAACTCTGGCCTATCCTCATACACTTGAAATGAATGAATCCAGTTCAACCTTTTTAGTCCCTTGTTTTTTGTTACTTGGTTGGTCCCCAGGCTCCAGTGTGTTGTGGGCGGGGCAGAAGGCAGGCTCAGCTGTGCGGTCCGCGATGAGGATGCTGTCTGTTCTCTGGTTGGCAGCTGTGTCCCCAG GGAAGTCAGCGACCGGGGCTTTCTGGTGGCTGGGGACTGGATGGTATCATCTGGCCACAGTCATGTCACTCCTCAACATCTTCGTCTTGACACG GTGCCTTCCCAAGCTCCTCAAACTCCTGCTGAttcttctcccattcctccttgtcCTCCTGG CTCTGTGGCACTGGGGCCCGTCCAGCCTGCTGTCTGTGTTGCCTGCCATTAACATCACTGAGTGGAGGACGGCCTACTCCTTCAGTCAGACCCCTCTGGAACCAACCAAAGACAGCCAGTCCATCATGGCTCAACCACCACCAGCTGTCTCACAG CCAGGCAGTGTGCTGGTGTCTGTGGACTCTGAGCGCCTAGCCCGGTTGGAGCATAGGCTGGCCCAACTGTGGGAGAAGGTGGAGCGAGGGGGCCGAAGGCAGGAAAACCAGCACAGGGAGGTGCTGAGTCTCTACCAGTCTGTACGAGAGCAGCTGGACACCCAGACGGACAAGGACAGCATGGGGCTGTGGGTATCTGGCCTTCTGGAGGAGAGACTCCTTCTGctgaagagagggatggagaaggatgCAGCACTGCGGAGAGAGCTG AGTCAGGAGATTGGAGAGCAGTATGTGGTGCAGCAGCAGGGCCAAGAGTCTCGTCTGGCTCAGCTAGAGGTGCTGCTGCAGACACTGACTGCCAAGACAGAG GAGGTGCAGAGGAGGCAAGCAGAGACTTCCAGTGCTACACCTGCACTGCCACCAGTTCCTGTGCAAGTCAA TGTGGGTGTGGACAGCGAGTCCCGTGATGCCTTGCTGGCGGAGGTGCAACTTCTAGAGGCGACGCTGGGGGGCATTAGGCAGGACCTGCAGGGGGTGATGGGATGCCAGGGCATGTGTGACCGCCTGGACACACTCCATGAAACG GTGTCTGAGCAAGTGTCAGCCCAGGTGAGGACGGAACTGCGGGCCCTGTTCTCTCGCAGCGAGCAGGTCGGCGATTCCCAAAACAGAGAAAATGAGCTCCCAGAGTCCCTGCTGCAGTGGCTCTCTGAGCGCTATGTAAGCGGGGTTGATGTGCACGCCTCTCTGAACTCCCTGGAGCTCAGCATCCTGCAGAACGTGACCCTGCAGCTGGAGAAGAGCAGGGCCAGGCAGGAGACGCACAGCACTGAGACAGTCACTCAGACTGTGATGCACACTGTTGGTGCTGCAGGGGCCGGGATGTCTGAGGAG CATGTACAGCTGATGGTGAAGAATGCTCTGAAACTCTACTCCCAGGATCGGACCGGCCTGGTAGACTATGCTCTGGAGTCTGGCG GCGGCAGCATCCTGAGCACTCGCTGCTCTGAGACGTACGAGACAAAGACTGCACTGATGAGTCTGTTTGGCCTCCCGCTCTGGTACTTCTCCCAGTCTCCTCGTGTGGCCATACAG CCTGACGTCCATCCAGGGAACTGCTGGGCGTTTCAGGGTTCTCATGGTTACCTGGTGATTCGTCTCTCCATGAGGATCGTGCCCTCTGCCTTCTCATTGGAGCACATCCCCAAATCCCTTTCGCCAACAGGCACCATCAGCAGCGCCCCGCGCCAGTTTACAGTCTAT GGTCTGGATGATGAGTACCAGGAGGAGGGTAAGTTACTGGGCAGCTACACCTACCAGGATGATGAAGATGCGCTTCAGACTTATCCTGTCACC GAGGAGAATGATAAAGCCTATCAGATCATTGAGGTTCGAGTGCTGTCCAACTGGGGTCACCCGGAGTACACCTGCCTGTACCGCATCAGAGTGCACGGTCAGCCCAGTGTCAACTGA
- the LOC118357516 gene encoding SUN domain-containing protein 1-like isoform X3 has protein sequence MDHSKVNSRAPPPGNTGYTYSHSSSYSTTALDFEKEHRITPVLESPRMSRRSLRLHSTTGLYGDDSLDSSLNHMYHSASFSAGGASRRDSKALKSRRSQQHSVSCSQSLLLTTPLKSQHGSQQHNSSLHSVAASDASLLSSMLDKSCIQERTLVEGFWGLDEDSELKERTMTDSMCEANGDINSAQTQTSMVNGSFCKDRTIYLDRNDVLTAYSKHSSTAARSATNKQALTAPAASPFSTIYARDKSRKHRTGVLVSFSDTCVRVSRRAAASVASVFSLLLQSVLLRSRKEGTGVLWSALDACLNHSRRAAAFTVCLVRLLIQAAVLKTGSVGRKVVNGAHSSYCGSMNVNELGTEGKLMTLNGALCDDCKGKQRVETRIVQSSSRVCRSHHVLGELWLATAYSGSSVLWAGQKAGSAVRSAMRMLSVLWLAAVSPGKSATGAFWWLGTGWYHLATVMSLLNIFVLTRCLPKLLKLLLILLPFLLVLLALWHWGPSSLLSVLPAINITEWRTAYSFSQTPLEPTKDSQSIMAQPPPAVSQPGSVLVSVDSERLARLEHRLAQLWEKVERGGRRQENQHREVLSLYQSVREQLDTQTDKDSMGLWVSGLLEERLLLLKRGMEKDAALRRELSQEIGEQYVVQQQGQESRLAQLEVLLQTLTAKTEEVQRRQAETSSATPALPPVPVQVNVGVDSESRDALLAEVQLLEATLGGIRQDLQGVMGCQGMCDRLDTLHETVSEQVSAQVRTELRALFSRSEQVGDSQNRENELPESLLQWLSERYVSGVDVHASLNSLELSILQNVTLQLEKSRARQETHSTETVTQTVMHTVGAAGAGMSEEHVQLMVKNALKLYSQDRTGLVDYALESGGGSILSTRCSETYETKTALMSLFGLPLWYFSQSPRVAIQPDVHPGNCWAFQGSHGYLVIRLSMRIVPSAFSLEHIPKSLSPTGTISSAPRQFTVYGLDDEYQEEGKLLGSYTYQDDEDALQTYPVTEENDKAYQIIEVRVLSNWGHPEYTCLYRIRVHGQPSVN, from the exons CTCCAGCTACTCTACAACAGCCCTGGACTTTGAGAAGGAGCACAGGATCACGCCCGTCTTAGAGTCTCCCAGGATGTCTCGGCGGAGCCTGCGTCTGCACTCCACCACTGGTCTCTATGGCGACGACAGCTTGGACTCTTCTCTCAACCACATGTACCACAGCGCCTCCTTCAGTGCAGGAGGAGCCAGTCGCAGAGATTCCAA AGCGTTGAAGAGTAGGAGGTCTCAGCAGCACTCTGTCTCCTGCTCCCAGTCTCTGCTCCTCACCACGCCCCTTAAGAGCCAGCATGGCTCCCAGCAGCACAATAGCAGCCTGCACAGTGTGGCCGCCAGCGACGCCTCCCTGCTCTCCTCCATGCTGGACAAGTCATGTATCCAGGAGCGCACGCTTGTTGAAGGCTTCTGGGGCTTGGATGAAGACTCTGAACTCAAAG AGCGGACCATGACAGACAGTATGTGTGAGGCCAACGGAGACATTAACTCTGCACAGACCCAGACCTCCATGGTCAATGGAAGCTTCTGTAAGGACCGCACAATCTACCTGGACAGAAATGACGTGCTCACGGCCTATTCCAAGCACTCCTCAACTGCAGCCCGCTCTGCCACCAACAAGCAGGCCCTGACAGCCCCCGCCGCCTCACCTTTCTCCACCATCTACGCCAGGGACAAAAGCCGCAAGCACAGGACGG GTGTGCTGGTGTCCTTCTCGGACACCTGTGTGCGTGTGAGCAGGAGGGCAGCAGCCTCTGTGGCGTCCGTCTTCTCACTGCTCTTACAGAGTGTGCTGCTGAGGTCACGTAAAGAGGGCACAG GTGTCCTGTGGTCAGCTTTAGACGCCTGTCTGAACCATAGCAGGAGGGCAGCTGCCTtcactgtgtgtttagtgagacTGCTCATACAGGCTGCTGTGCTGAAGACTGGCAGTGTGGGCAGAAAAGTGGTTAATGGAG CTCACTCCAGCTACTGCGGAAGCATGAATGTAAATGAGTTGGGGACTGAGGGGAAACTCATGACTCTGAATGGTGCTCTTT GTGACGACTGCAAAGGGAAGCAGCGCGTGGAGACACGCATTGTCCAATCCTCATCACGGGTCTGCCGGTCACACCATGTGTTGGGGGAACTGTGGCTTGCCACTGCTTACTCAG GCTCCAGTGTGTTGTGGGCGGGGCAGAAGGCAGGCTCAGCTGTGCGGTCCGCGATGAGGATGCTGTCTGTTCTCTGGTTGGCAGCTGTGTCCCCAG GGAAGTCAGCGACCGGGGCTTTCTGGTGGCTGGGGACTGGATGGTATCATCTGGCCACAGTCATGTCACTCCTCAACATCTTCGTCTTGACACG GTGCCTTCCCAAGCTCCTCAAACTCCTGCTGAttcttctcccattcctccttgtcCTCCTGG CTCTGTGGCACTGGGGCCCGTCCAGCCTGCTGTCTGTGTTGCCTGCCATTAACATCACTGAGTGGAGGACGGCCTACTCCTTCAGTCAGACCCCTCTGGAACCAACCAAAGACAGCCAGTCCATCATGGCTCAACCACCACCAGCTGTCTCACAG CCAGGCAGTGTGCTGGTGTCTGTGGACTCTGAGCGCCTAGCCCGGTTGGAGCATAGGCTGGCCCAACTGTGGGAGAAGGTGGAGCGAGGGGGCCGAAGGCAGGAAAACCAGCACAGGGAGGTGCTGAGTCTCTACCAGTCTGTACGAGAGCAGCTGGACACCCAGACGGACAAGGACAGCATGGGGCTGTGGGTATCTGGCCTTCTGGAGGAGAGACTCCTTCTGctgaagagagggatggagaaggatgCAGCACTGCGGAGAGAGCTG AGTCAGGAGATTGGAGAGCAGTATGTGGTGCAGCAGCAGGGCCAAGAGTCTCGTCTGGCTCAGCTAGAGGTGCTGCTGCAGACACTGACTGCCAAGACAGAG GAGGTGCAGAGGAGGCAAGCAGAGACTTCCAGTGCTACACCTGCACTGCCACCAGTTCCTGTGCAAGTCAA TGTGGGTGTGGACAGCGAGTCCCGTGATGCCTTGCTGGCGGAGGTGCAACTTCTAGAGGCGACGCTGGGGGGCATTAGGCAGGACCTGCAGGGGGTGATGGGATGCCAGGGCATGTGTGACCGCCTGGACACACTCCATGAAACG GTGTCTGAGCAAGTGTCAGCCCAGGTGAGGACGGAACTGCGGGCCCTGTTCTCTCGCAGCGAGCAGGTCGGCGATTCCCAAAACAGAGAAAATGAGCTCCCAGAGTCCCTGCTGCAGTGGCTCTCTGAGCGCTATGTAAGCGGGGTTGATGTGCACGCCTCTCTGAACTCCCTGGAGCTCAGCATCCTGCAGAACGTGACCCTGCAGCTGGAGAAGAGCAGGGCCAGGCAGGAGACGCACAGCACTGAGACAGTCACTCAGACTGTGATGCACACTGTTGGTGCTGCAGGGGCCGGGATGTCTGAGGAG CATGTACAGCTGATGGTGAAGAATGCTCTGAAACTCTACTCCCAGGATCGGACCGGCCTGGTAGACTATGCTCTGGAGTCTGGCG GCGGCAGCATCCTGAGCACTCGCTGCTCTGAGACGTACGAGACAAAGACTGCACTGATGAGTCTGTTTGGCCTCCCGCTCTGGTACTTCTCCCAGTCTCCTCGTGTGGCCATACAG CCTGACGTCCATCCAGGGAACTGCTGGGCGTTTCAGGGTTCTCATGGTTACCTGGTGATTCGTCTCTCCATGAGGATCGTGCCCTCTGCCTTCTCATTGGAGCACATCCCCAAATCCCTTTCGCCAACAGGCACCATCAGCAGCGCCCCGCGCCAGTTTACAGTCTAT GGTCTGGATGATGAGTACCAGGAGGAGGGTAAGTTACTGGGCAGCTACACCTACCAGGATGATGAAGATGCGCTTCAGACTTATCCTGTCACC GAGGAGAATGATAAAGCCTATCAGATCATTGAGGTTCGAGTGCTGTCCAACTGGGGTCACCCGGAGTACACCTGCCTGTACCGCATCAGAGTGCACGGTCAGCCCAGTGTCAACTGA
- the LOC118357516 gene encoding SUN domain-containing protein 1-like isoform X6 produces the protein MSRRSLRLHSTTGLYGDDSLDSSLNHMYHSASFSAGGASRRDSKALKSRRSQQHSVSCSQSLLLTTPLKSQHGSQQHNSSLHSVAASDASLLSSMLDKSCIQERTLVEGFWGLDEDSELKERTMTDSMCEANGDINSAQTQTSMVNGSFCKDRTIYLDRNDVLTAYSKHSSTAARSATNKQALTAPAASPFSTIYARDKSRKHRTGVLVSFSDTCVRVSRRAAASVASVFSLLLQSVLLRSRKEGTGVLWSALDACLNHSRRAAAFTVCLVRLLIQAAVLKTGSVGRKVVNGAHSSYCGSMNVNELGTEGKLMTLNGALCDDCKGKQRVETRIVQSSSRVCRSHHVLGELWLATAYSGYLLSDQTLAYPHTLEMNESSSTFLVPCFLLLGWSPGSSVLWAGQKAGSAVRSAMRMLSVLWLAAVSPGKSATGAFWWLGTGWYHLATVMSLLNIFVLTRCLPKLLKLLLILLPFLLVLLALWHWGPSSLLSVLPAINITEWRTAYSFSQTPLEPTKDSQSIMAQPPPAVSQPGSVLVSVDSERLARLEHRLAQLWEKVERGGRRQENQHREVLSLYQSVREQLDTQTDKDSMGLWVSGLLEERLLLLKRGMEKDAALRRELSQEIGEQYVVQQQGQESRLAQLEVLLQTLTAKTEEVQRRQAETSSATPALPPVPVQVNVGVDSESRDALLAEVQLLEATLGGIRQDLQGVMGCQGMCDRLDTLHETVSEQVSAQVRTELRALFSRSEQVGDSQNRENELPESLLQWLSERYVSGVDVHASLNSLELSILQNVTLQLEKSRARQETHSTETVTQTVMHTVGAAGAGMSEEHVQLMVKNALKLYSQDRTGLVDYALESGGGSILSTRCSETYETKTALMSLFGLPLWYFSQSPRVAIQPDVHPGNCWAFQGSHGYLVIRLSMRIVPSAFSLEHIPKSLSPTGTISSAPRQFTVYGLDDEYQEEGKLLGSYTYQDDEDALQTYPVTEENDKAYQIIEVRVLSNWGHPEYTCLYRIRVHGQPSVN, from the exons ATGTCTCGGCGGAGCCTGCGTCTGCACTCCACCACTGGTCTCTATGGCGACGACAGCTTGGACTCTTCTCTCAACCACATGTACCACAGCGCCTCCTTCAGTGCAGGAGGAGCCAGTCGCAGAGATTCCAA AGCGTTGAAGAGTAGGAGGTCTCAGCAGCACTCTGTCTCCTGCTCCCAGTCTCTGCTCCTCACCACGCCCCTTAAGAGCCAGCATGGCTCCCAGCAGCACAATAGCAGCCTGCACAGTGTGGCCGCCAGCGACGCCTCCCTGCTCTCCTCCATGCTGGACAAGTCATGTATCCAGGAGCGCACGCTTGTTGAAGGCTTCTGGGGCTTGGATGAAGACTCTGAACTCAAAG AGCGGACCATGACAGACAGTATGTGTGAGGCCAACGGAGACATTAACTCTGCACAGACCCAGACCTCCATGGTCAATGGAAGCTTCTGTAAGGACCGCACAATCTACCTGGACAGAAATGACGTGCTCACGGCCTATTCCAAGCACTCCTCAACTGCAGCCCGCTCTGCCACCAACAAGCAGGCCCTGACAGCCCCCGCCGCCTCACCTTTCTCCACCATCTACGCCAGGGACAAAAGCCGCAAGCACAGGACGG GTGTGCTGGTGTCCTTCTCGGACACCTGTGTGCGTGTGAGCAGGAGGGCAGCAGCCTCTGTGGCGTCCGTCTTCTCACTGCTCTTACAGAGTGTGCTGCTGAGGTCACGTAAAGAGGGCACAG GTGTCCTGTGGTCAGCTTTAGACGCCTGTCTGAACCATAGCAGGAGGGCAGCTGCCTtcactgtgtgtttagtgagacTGCTCATACAGGCTGCTGTGCTGAAGACTGGCAGTGTGGGCAGAAAAGTGGTTAATGGAG CTCACTCCAGCTACTGCGGAAGCATGAATGTAAATGAGTTGGGGACTGAGGGGAAACTCATGACTCTGAATGGTGCTCTTT GTGACGACTGCAAAGGGAAGCAGCGCGTGGAGACACGCATTGTCCAATCCTCATCACGGGTCTGCCGGTCACACCATGTGTTGGGGGAACTGTGGCTTGCCACTGCTTACTCAGGTTACCTATTAAGCGATCAAACTCTGGCCTATCCTCATACACTTGAAATGAATGAATCCAGTTCAACCTTTTTAGTCCCTTGTTTTTTGTTACTTGGTTGGTCCCCAGGCTCCAGTGTGTTGTGGGCGGGGCAGAAGGCAGGCTCAGCTGTGCGGTCCGCGATGAGGATGCTGTCTGTTCTCTGGTTGGCAGCTGTGTCCCCAG GGAAGTCAGCGACCGGGGCTTTCTGGTGGCTGGGGACTGGATGGTATCATCTGGCCACAGTCATGTCACTCCTCAACATCTTCGTCTTGACACG GTGCCTTCCCAAGCTCCTCAAACTCCTGCTGAttcttctcccattcctccttgtcCTCCTGG CTCTGTGGCACTGGGGCCCGTCCAGCCTGCTGTCTGTGTTGCCTGCCATTAACATCACTGAGTGGAGGACGGCCTACTCCTTCAGTCAGACCCCTCTGGAACCAACCAAAGACAGCCAGTCCATCATGGCTCAACCACCACCAGCTGTCTCACAG CCAGGCAGTGTGCTGGTGTCTGTGGACTCTGAGCGCCTAGCCCGGTTGGAGCATAGGCTGGCCCAACTGTGGGAGAAGGTGGAGCGAGGGGGCCGAAGGCAGGAAAACCAGCACAGGGAGGTGCTGAGTCTCTACCAGTCTGTACGAGAGCAGCTGGACACCCAGACGGACAAGGACAGCATGGGGCTGTGGGTATCTGGCCTTCTGGAGGAGAGACTCCTTCTGctgaagagagggatggagaaggatgCAGCACTGCGGAGAGAGCTG AGTCAGGAGATTGGAGAGCAGTATGTGGTGCAGCAGCAGGGCCAAGAGTCTCGTCTGGCTCAGCTAGAGGTGCTGCTGCAGACACTGACTGCCAAGACAGAG GAGGTGCAGAGGAGGCAAGCAGAGACTTCCAGTGCTACACCTGCACTGCCACCAGTTCCTGTGCAAGTCAA TGTGGGTGTGGACAGCGAGTCCCGTGATGCCTTGCTGGCGGAGGTGCAACTTCTAGAGGCGACGCTGGGGGGCATTAGGCAGGACCTGCAGGGGGTGATGGGATGCCAGGGCATGTGTGACCGCCTGGACACACTCCATGAAACG GTGTCTGAGCAAGTGTCAGCCCAGGTGAGGACGGAACTGCGGGCCCTGTTCTCTCGCAGCGAGCAGGTCGGCGATTCCCAAAACAGAGAAAATGAGCTCCCAGAGTCCCTGCTGCAGTGGCTCTCTGAGCGCTATGTAAGCGGGGTTGATGTGCACGCCTCTCTGAACTCCCTGGAGCTCAGCATCCTGCAGAACGTGACCCTGCAGCTGGAGAAGAGCAGGGCCAGGCAGGAGACGCACAGCACTGAGACAGTCACTCAGACTGTGATGCACACTGTTGGTGCTGCAGGGGCCGGGATGTCTGAGGAG CATGTACAGCTGATGGTGAAGAATGCTCTGAAACTCTACTCCCAGGATCGGACCGGCCTGGTAGACTATGCTCTGGAGTCTGGCG GCGGCAGCATCCTGAGCACTCGCTGCTCTGAGACGTACGAGACAAAGACTGCACTGATGAGTCTGTTTGGCCTCCCGCTCTGGTACTTCTCCCAGTCTCCTCGTGTGGCCATACAG CCTGACGTCCATCCAGGGAACTGCTGGGCGTTTCAGGGTTCTCATGGTTACCTGGTGATTCGTCTCTCCATGAGGATCGTGCCCTCTGCCTTCTCATTGGAGCACATCCCCAAATCCCTTTCGCCAACAGGCACCATCAGCAGCGCCCCGCGCCAGTTTACAGTCTAT GGTCTGGATGATGAGTACCAGGAGGAGGGTAAGTTACTGGGCAGCTACACCTACCAGGATGATGAAGATGCGCTTCAGACTTATCCTGTCACC GAGGAGAATGATAAAGCCTATCAGATCATTGAGGTTCGAGTGCTGTCCAACTGGGGTCACCCGGAGTACACCTGCCTGTACCGCATCAGAGTGCACGGTCAGCCCAGTGTCAACTGA